The window CGCCTGCCGCCGATCACCGCCGCGCACATCGGCAAGCCGGGTAAGTTGCGCCGACATGTGCGTGCGTTGGAACATGTTCTCGGGCAGGTGGATCGGCATCTTCGTGCCGGTGCGCACCTGCGCGAGCATGGCCTAGGAACCGAGTCGGTACCGGCCGTGCCGACAGAGCTCTTCGACGTGGCGGCGGACCTGGCCGGCACCGTCGTCGAGCGTGGCAGTCCGGCCGCGGCACTGGCCAATCGGGCGGTGCTGCTCGCGGCCGGAGTTATCGGCCGGGGGCTGGGGGTAGTCGATGCCTCCGCGACCTGGTCCGCTACCGCGGGGTCGTATTGCGCGATCATTGCGCAGTTGTGGCGGGACGAGCCCCAGGCACAGGTGCTGGTCGATCCCGGGTAGAGGGCTGGTGCCTGGTCCGAGGGGTGCGGGTACCTGCGCCGGTCGGTCCTCGGACGGATCGGGCTGGATCCATCCGAGGGCCGACCGGTCTGCTCCGCTTTGGACGGTCGCGGTCACCGGAACATTTTCCCAGGGCGGAGGTCGAGTTATGAGCGAGTCGGGTGACCGTAGTGATCCGGACGAGGTACAGCCCGGCGACGAGTCGACTGTCTACCCCGATCCGGTCCACAGTCGACAGGAGCTGGCGGCCGCCGAAAAGAGGGTCGCCGGACAGATCGATCCCGGGATGCGTGCGGTGGTGGTCGCTGCAGTGGTGGTGGTGGTGGCGGTCTCGTTCTCACTTCCGCACAACGGTGGCGCCAACGGCTGGCAGGTGCTGGCCGGCTCTACGGTGGCACAGGCCGAAACCATCACCCTTCCTTCGCGGATCTTTTTGGTGCTGGCAGCGGTGTTCGGGATCGTGCTCTCGATGCTGGCGCTGGTGACCCGACGATGGGTGCTGGCCTGGTTTGCCAGCGCCGGGTGCACGCTGGCGATCGTGTTCGGTGTGCTTGCCGTGTGGTCGCGGCAGACCCTCGATCCCGTCGCCGGTGGGGCCGGCCCGGGCATCGGCTTGTTTTTGGGGTGGGGAGCGATGACCGTCCTGGCGTACCACTGGATCAAGGTGGTTTGGGCGCGGTCGTCGCAGATGGTCGAGGCCGAGGCTGCCCGTCGGGCTGCCGAATCCGAGCTGCCCGAGCAGTACCTGCACCGGCTTCCTCCACCACGCGAGGACGGCACGTAGTCGTCCGAGCATTCCCGCGCGCCTCGCAAAAGGTACCTCGCGATGGGGAGAATATCGCTCGATGCGCCGTGAGTGAGCGGAGGCTGCCGCTACCCGGAAACTTTTGTCAGATCAGGGTCTGCCAGTACGGCCAGAAGGCGTGCGCTACCAGGGCGGATACAGTCAGCGTCCAGACGGTGGGGACCACTGCATGCAGCCGGTGCAGCCGCTGCCATGACCGCAACGGTCGATGTTTTTGCACCGCCTCGAGGTGCAGCAGGCAATACCACCAGCCGAGCACGCTGACCAGCCACACCACCATGCAGTACGGGCACAGCGCTTCGATCCGGTAGAGGCTCTGGAAAATCAGCCAGTGCACGAAGGCGACCGCCGCGGTCAGGCCGGCGAACAGGCCGTTCCAATACCAGCGGGGCACGCCGGCCCCGGCCAGGACCGCTACGGCGGTGGTCAGTACGACCGTGAAACCGATGACGCCCAGCAACGGATTAGGGAAGCCGAACAGTTCCGCTTGCCACGAGGTCATGATCGACCCGCAGCTGATGACCGGGTTGATGCTGCACGAGGGCCGATAGGCCGGATCGGCCAGCACGGCGAACTTTTCGACGGTGAGTACCAGCGAGGCTAGTAGCCCCGCTGCGCCGCAGACAACGAGGATCCAGCCCACCCCCGTGCTGCCGAGCGTCCGACCCGACGCCTCGTCGGTGGCAGGCGCCGCCGGACGCGTCGGGGCGCTCACTCGGCCAGCGCCGCGTCGATCCGGGCCCGTAGCTGTTCGTAGGTGGGCATGGGGGGCAGCTCGACGCCGTTGAGGAACAGGGTGGGTGTGCCTTGTACACCGAGGGTAAGACCGTCGTCGAAGTCCCGGTCCACGCGCGCGCTGACGGTGGGATCGTTGACGTCCCGCTCGAATGCGGCCATATCCAGGCCCAGTTGTTCGGCAAAACCCCAGAATACTTTTTCCTGGGACTGGCTCGACTCGCCCCACTGTGCCTGGGTGTCGTACATGAGCTGATACATCGGCTCGAGACGCCCTTGCCGGGCCGCGGCTTCGACGACCCGTGCGGCCAGATGGCTGTTGGTGTGGCTGGGAATGGGGAAGTAGCGGATCCCAAAGTCGATCCGCCCGACGTACTCGTTGCGGATTTGTTCCATCACCGGGTACAAGGCCCGGCAGGACTCGCATTCGAAATCAAGGAATTCGACGAGTTGGACCTTGTCGTCGGGGGCCGTGGACAAGGTACGGATATCTGGGGTCCACACCGGTGCCGTGGCAGCGCCGGGCGCCTCTTGGCCAGTCGTCCCGGCGTTCGTCCCGGCCCTATTGGTGTAGAGCAACACCGACAACAACACCACGAACAGGGCGACCAGAGCCGCGGACACTTTCACATTGGTCGTCAGTTTCATATTCTCGTCCGTCTCGGTGTCTGAGCGAGCCGGTAGCGTCACCGACCAACCGTAAAACTACGGTACATAGTAGATGGGCTAGGGTAGACCCCGATCAGCACCCTTTGCGTTCTCTCGACAGGCCACCGCGCCGGACGCTGCGCCGGGGTAGGGAGCCGAGAAAGTATGTTCCCATGACCAGACTCATCACGATCTTCGCCGCGGCCGCCGCGGTGCTGCTCCTCGGCGTCGCGCCCGCGCAAGCTCACAGCATGTTGATCGGTTCGACTCCCGCCGCCGACGCCACGGTGGCAAGTTCCCCGGACGGAATCGAACTCGAGTTCAACCAACCCATCAACACCGCTTTCGCCACCGTGACACTTACCGACAGTTCGGGCACTCAACGGGGAAGCTCCGAGGCGATTGTCGACGCAGAACGGGTGCGGCTGGCCATCCCGGAGCCCTTGACCGCAGGGGAGTATACCGTCGGCTACCGGGTCGTCTCCGCCGACGGCCATCCCATCACCGGTTCCTACGCCTTCACCGTCACCGCGGCGGCCGGGCAGACACCGACCTCCGAGGCTCAGGAGGCGTCCCCCTCGTCGGGCGCAGCCGAGCCCGAGACCACCGAAGCGCAGGTTGCCCCTGAGGACTCACAGTCCTCAGGCTCGTCGATTCCGTTGCTGCTGGGGTTCGCAGTACTGGGGGTGCTGGTCATCGCCGGGGGCACCTGGGCGGCAATGCGCGCCTTCCGGAAGAGCTGACACCGGACTCGGCGAGGAGGTGCTGCCCGCAGTCATCTCCTCGCCGGGACTCTGTGCACACCGCGACTTCTTGAAATTTCGGTTCCCCTGACTTTTAATTCAGGGAAACCTTTTGGAGGGCGGATGACGCTGACGCGCAATGTCGGGCCAGTGCAACGGTGGCGCCGTGGGACTCTTCTCGGACCGGCATTCGTCGCCTCTATCGCCTACGTCGATCCGGGCAACGTGGCCTCCAACGTCAGTGCCGGGGCCCAGTTCGGTTATCTGCTGGTGTGGGTCATCGTGGTGGCCAATGTCATGGCCGCGCTGGTGCAGTACCTGTCCGCCAAACTCGGTCTGGTCACCGGCAGGTCGTTGCCCGAGGTGCTCCGCGAGCGCATGTCCCTACCGGCGCGCTTGGCGTACTGGGGACAGGCGGAACTGGTCGCCATGGCTACCGACCTGGCCGAGGTCATCGGCGGCGCCATCGCCCTGAACCTACTGTTCGATCTCCCGCTACTGACGGGAGCGTTGATCACCGGAGCGGTCTCGTTGCTCTTGCTGCTGGTGCAGGACACGCGTGGTCAGCGCGGTTTCGAACGGGTCATCACCGGTCTGTTGCTGGTCATCGCGATCGGGTTCGTCACCAGCCTTTTCGTTGCCCCGCCCCCCGCCCACGCCGTGGCCGCAGGACTCGTGCCGCGCTTCGACGGTGCCGAATCGGTGCTGCTCGCGGCGGCCATGCTCGGTGCGACCGTGATGCCGCATGCGGTGTACCTGCACTCGGGACTGGTCCGGGATCGTCACGGTCATCCCGAGCCCGGTCCGCGACGGGCCGTGCTGCTGCGGGTCACACGCTGGGATGTCGGACTGGCCATGGTGGTGGCGGGCACGGTGAATCTGGCCATGTTGCTCACGGCCGCGACAACGTTGCAGGGCCGGGAGGGGGTCGATTCGATCGAGGAGGCGCACACGGCGCTGGGCCTAGAACTCGGCTCGACGGTAGCGCTGCTGTTCGCGCTGGGCCTGTTGGCCTCCGGGTTCGCGTCGACCTCGGTGGGTGCCTACGCTGGGTCCTTGATCATGGACGGGCTGCTGCGCAGACGGATACCGCTGCTGGCGCGGCGCTTGATCACCCTGGTGCCGGCGTTGGTGGTGGTCGCGCTCGGGACGGATCCGACCCGGGCCCTGGTGCTCTCGCAGGTGGTGCTGTCGTTCGGTATTCCTTTTGCGTTGATCCCTCTGGTGCGTCTGACCAGCGATCGGGCGCTGATGGGCATCGACGTCAACCATCGGCTCACCACCATGGTGGCGTGGGTTATTGCTGCCACGATCACGGCGCTCAATTTGGTGTTGATCTATTTGACGGCGCGGCCTTGACTGCGTCCGTTCCGAAACATCGGATTGATGAGGATCAGGGCCGGGGCCGTTTCGGTGGGTATTTTCGCTGGTTATCGATGATGCGGATCTCGTCGTTGATCCGGGTGCGCAGCCGATGCAGGGCTACCAGCGACACTGCTATCCCGGCGAGTACACCGACAAGGAGCGTCCACGTCAGCGACACCTCGAGTCCGAGAAGGTGGACGCCGGCCACCGCGGCGCCGGCGCAGCCGGCGACCACCGCCAGACGGACTGCGGTGTAGAGGAACACCAGGCGGGACACCCGCATGGTCGACGACTGTTTCATGATCGCTCCTGAGCGCCGACCCGGGACGGTGCCGGTCCGGGTCCTGGCAGTTTCGCCGGTCAGTTCATCGGTAAGGGTGCGGCGCCGTGGGCCGTAAGTAGTTGCTGCATCGTCGTCGATTCGGCTTGCTGGGTGTCGGCGATCTGTCGGGCCAGCGTCGTGACCACTTGTTCGGTGGCGTTGGCCGCGGCGTAGCGTGCCATCGGCAGGCCGCCTTGATGGTGCCGAAGCAGCAGTTGCAGGTACAGGGTGTCGAATGCGGGGCCGGTGGTGCGTCGTAGCGTGTCGAGTTCGGAGGTGGTGGCCATCCCGGGCATCCGTGGTCCTTGGATGGCCGATCCGGGCGGCATCGCCGCGTGCTCGGTCATACCTGCCGCCGTCCCGGCGCTGTCCTCGGTAGCGCGCATCCAGGTCATCGGTTCCCCGGCCGCCTGCAGCGGTCGGTCCCATACGGCCAACCAGCCCTGCATCGTGCCCCATTGGCCCTGCTGGGTGGTGAGCACGTCGTAGGCGAGGGTGCGGACCGCCGGGTCGGTCGCGTTGGTCAGCGCCATGGCCGACATTTCTACCGCCTGGCTGTGGTGCACCGACATGTCCTGGGCGAAGCCAACCTCGACCGAGTCCTGTGCAGGTGGCTCGGGATGACCGCCTCTCAGTCCCGAGGCACCGATACCCAGATAGAGACCGACGACGAGCGCGAACACACCCACGGCGAGCGTGCGGCCGAGCCTGGCCCATCCACCGGCAGCGGGAGCGGCGGGGGCAGTGAGGACGGGAGTGTCGTCGGACTCAGCCATTGCCGGGTCCGAGGTTCGAGCCTGTCGCCGGGGCGGCGGGGGCAGTGAGGACGGGAGTGTCGTCGGACTCAGCCATTGCCGGGTCCGAGGTTCGAGCCTGTCGCCGGGGCGGCGGGGGCAGACTGCTGGCCCACGGTCATGGGGACGGCGTCCGGCCCCGGCGCGGACGCATCGAACGGCGGCGGAGCGCTCGGATCGAAACTGCCTGGAGTGGTGGAGCAGGTGGCACCTGCCTCGGGGTGGGTGTTGGGGTTTCGGCGCAAGGCAGTGATGAACTGGGCGAGTCGATCGTCTTCGGAGTCATCGAGCGCGAGGCGGTGGCCCCAGGACTGCACCGAGATCGGGGATGGCAAGCCCGGATAGGGCGACATCAGGGTGTAGGGCTGGCCGTCGACCTTCGCCTCCAATGTTGACACCTCGTCCCCGGTGACCTTCTGCGGGTCGTACGTAATCCACACCGCGCCGTGTTCGAGCGAATGCACCGCGTTCTCGCTGCGGATCGGTTCGGAATAAACCGTGCCGGTACAGGTGGCCCAGTACTGATCGTGTGGGCCCCCCATCGGGGGAGTCTGGTCGTAGGCCACCCGTTGCGGTGCCTGCACATGCGTTCCGGCCGGGTAGTCGATCTTCTCCACCCCGTCGATCACCGCAGACGGATCGGGGTTGTCCGCACTGGGCACGTACTTCTGGGCCTCGGTGCGTTCGGAGATCTTCGGGACGAGGTTGTACGCGATGGCCCCGATCAGGGCGATGATCACCACGGCAGCGCCGATCATCGGCCACGGCACCCGGTGCGAGTCGGCTAGGAGGAGCGGTCCCGGTCGCTTTCGGGGCGTCTGCGACTTCGGTTTGTCTGAGCTGTTCACCGCGTTTGCCTTCCTCGGCACCGATAGGCCGTCGCCCTACCGTAAATACTATAAATCATAGTTTTCCACGTGGGGGCCGTCGGAGGCTGCCATCGCCGAGCCGACGCGGCGGCTATGCCATCCGCGACAGGTCTGTCGGGGGTACACCCCGTTGCTGCAGCCACTGGGTCGGATCTACCTTCGTACCGGCCGGATCGGTGGTTTCGAAGTGCAGGTGCGGACCGGTGGACTGACCACGATTGCCGACGGTGGCGATCTGCTCACCGGCTTGCACACGCTGATCTACCTCAACCAGCGTTTCGTTGATGTGGCCATAGGTGCTGGTGGACCCGTCATCGTGCCGGACCTGGACCCACAGACCGAACCCGGAGGCCGGGCCGGAGTCGATCACGGTGCCCGAGGCGGCAGCATAGACCGGGGTGCCGATGCTGTTGGCGATGTCCAGACCGGCGTGGGACGAACCCCATCGCGGTCCGAACGCGGAGGTCAAGGTGCCCGAGACCGGAGCGACGGCGAGGGGCTGCAGTGTCGGTGTCGCCCAGGAGGCTGCGTTTGTCGGCACCGCTGAGCTCGACGGCAGGGCCGGAACAGTGGCGGCAGGGGACACTACCGCGGGAAAACCCGGAACCGCGGCGAGTTGGTCGAGCGCCGCCTCGACCTCCGGCAGAGCGGCCAGTGCTGCGAGTTCGGCCGGCAACGGGACCGGTGCAGGCGCGGCGGCATGCACACCACCCGAGGTCGGCTGGGCAGCCGCGGTGCCCGGAGCGAGAATCTGAGATCCCACGATCAGCAGTGCGCCGGTCGCGACCGACGATGCACATGCCCCGGTCGTGGCGCGGTTCGTCGGCGCCCGGTGCCGCCCCCGGCGTCCTTCGGATCCTGGCGCGGAACCCGGTTCTATATCGGTAAGGTAACGGATTTGGTTCCGGGTTGATGCATGGTGCCGTCCCACAATAACGCTCCTGACATGCTCTTTCGATGTAGATCCGCCGTTGCCGCGACGGGTAAGATAACGAAACGATATACTAAGAAGGCGCTAAAAACTACCTGTCTTAGTAATTGGGTGGGTGTGGGCCTTCTGGCGACCGATGAGCAGGATCCACATCACGGCCGCGGCGGCGAGCACCTCAGGGCCCGAACCGAGCCGGGTCGCCCAGGTCAGTCGGGTACCCAGGGGCAGCTCACCGACGAGGACGTCGGCGGTGAACATCGCACTGCGGTTGGTGACCGCGCCGTCGGGAGTGATCAGAGCGCTGACGCCGCTGGTAGCCGCGACCACCACGGACCGCCCGTGCTCTACCGCCCGTAGCCGAGACATGGCCAGCTGCTGGTAGGTCATCTCGGTGCGGCCGAAGGTCGCGTTGTTGGTGGGCACTACCAGCAACTGGGCGCCTGCCCGCACCGACTCGGCAACCGCATCGTCGAAGGCAACCTCGTAACAGGTCGCCACCCCCACCGGTACGCCGTTGAGCTCGACCCGGCCGGTACCGTCTCCGGGGACGAACCGGCCTGCCTGCGCGGCCGCCGGCCACAGGCGCTCGATCACCGGGCGCAGCGGCAGATATTCCCCGAACGGCACCAGGCGCCGCTTGAGGTGCCGGGCCCCGGGACCTGTCACCGGATCCCACACCAGCGCACTGTTACCGCTGGTGCCGTCCCCGTTGTCGAGCACGGCACCGACGAGGATGGGCACGCCGATGGCGGCAGCGGCCTCATCGAGCTCGGCGTGGGCATCGGCCTGACGCAGCGGATCGATGTCCGAGGAGTTCTCCGGCCACACCACCAGCTGCGGCCGGGGCGCGCGACCCGACGCCACGTCGACGGCAAGTCGTTCGGTCGCCGCGACGTGATTGTCGAGCACGGCCCGACGCTGGGCGTTGAAATCGAGCCCCATTCGCGGCACGTTGCCTTGCACGGCCGCGACCGTGACCGTCGATGCCGGGAAGCGGGCGGAGTCGCGCATCCCGACGAGCGGTGCCGCCGCAAATGCGACCGCTGCCAGCAGCATCGAACCCATCGCGACCGCAGGCCGCCGCTCGCGCGCAGCGATCACGGTTGTGACCACCGCGGTGCCGATCACCGCGACGGCGAAGCCCACACCGGCAGGCCCAGCAAGGGAAGCCAGCTGCAGAAGTGGCCCCTCGGCTTGCCCGAAGGCCAGCCGTCCCCACGGAAATCCTCCGAACGGAATCCGTGCGCGTATTGCTTCGGTGACCACCCAGGCGGCGGCAATCGATACCGGGGCCGCCGGGCGGCGGCTGAGCGCCGCGGCCAGGGCGCCGAATATCCCGACCGCGAGCGCCTCGATCGCTGCAAGCGCCAACCAGGGCACCGGTCCGACGTAGACACCGACCCAGGGCAGCAAGGGCAGAAAGAACCCCAACCCGGCCAGGTAGCCGTAGCCGAAGCCGGCGCGCCTGCGTCGGCCGTGCAGTACGGCGGTGAGCACGGCAATGGCGAGCGGGGCCAACCACCATCCCGTGCGGGGTGGGAAACTGGCATAGAGCATCAGCCCGGCTAGAATCGATGCCGCACTACGCACCGGCACCGACAACTCCGGTCCGCGGCGCCGCACCGAGGTAGGGAGCGCCACGGTGGTGGCCCCCTCACTCATCGACGAGTTCCCTCTTATGAGGCGGACGCGCAGACCCCTGTACACAGGTACACATGCCCAGGGTGTGTCAGTTCAGTCCGGCATAGGAGTGCAGCCCCGAGACCACCATGTTGATGATGAACAGGTTGAACAGCATAGATACGAACCCGGCAATGTTGATCCAGGCCGCGCGGGTTTCCCGCCAGCCGGCGGTGGCCCGGGCGTGCAGGTAGGCGGCGTAGATCACCCATGCGATGAACGAGACGGTTTCTTTCGGGTCCCAGCCCCAGAACCGGCCCCAAGCGGCTTCGGCCCAGATCGCGCCGAGGACGACCCCGGCACCGAACAAGGGGAACGCGAAGATCGTCGTGCGGTAGGCGAGACGGTCGAGGGCGCGGGCGTCGGGGAGCCGTTGCATGAGTCGGGCCAGCCGGGTATCCGGGCGTTTTTCGGCGTTCAACGCCAGCAGAAACAGCGTGCTGGCCACCCCGGAGACGAGGAAAACTCCGCTCGAGACGGACACGACCGAGACGTGGATCGGCAGCCAGAAAGACTGTAGCGCCGGCACCACCGGGGCGGCATCGGCGTAGAGCACGGTGCCAGCGACGAACAGCAGGATCAGCACCGGGATCAGCGCGAATGCCCACAGCACGCGCAGCGCCGGGCGGCGCAGCACGATCAGCCCGGCAAGTACGCCCACCGCGCAGGTGACGGTGACGAACTCGTACATGTTGCCCCAGGGGAAACGCGCGGTGGCCAGCCCGCGCAGCACCATCGAACCAACGTGCAAGATCAGGGCGATCACGAGGACGCTGACGCCCATGCGGCCGAGCCGGTCCGAAAGGTCCCGCCGGGGTGGCTCGGCGACCCGGCCCGGCCTGTCGGCGGGGACCGCAGAGGTGGTAGAAGTGGCAGAGGTGGTGGCGGCCGCGAGCATGGGTGCGGTACGGCGCACCCGCACGGCCGCGAATTCGGCGATGAACAGCACCAGCGCCAGTAAGTAGATGGCGAAGGCTGTTTCGAAGCTCAGGTCGGAGTAGCGGGCGAGGGTGTCGTCAATCGGCATACGCTATCGGTCTTCCTTCGGAGCAGAGGGCACATCGGGTAGCAGGCGCTGACAGATGTCGGTGAACTCCGAACCCCACCCGGCCTGGTCGGTACGGGCCAATCCCCCCAGTTCGAGGGCGGTGCCGGCGCCGTCAGGGCGCAACCGCACCCAGATCCGGCGGCGCTTGATCACCAGCGAGGCCAGAAGTCCGCCCATCATGGTGATTGCGAAGACCAGCACCCAGTTCTGCGCGGGATCATGAGAGACCTGCAGGTAGGCGAATTCCTCGGCGCCGTCGAACCGTACCGCGGTACCGTCGGCCAGGGTCGTGGACTCGCCGGGCTTCAGGTTGACGCGGTCCTGTTTGACCAACCGGCCCTGATTGATCATTTCGGAGTTCAGCTTGAAGATCGACTGCGGAATGCCGGTATCCAGGCCGGTATCGCCCTTGTAGATGTCGATGGCCACGGCCGGATCCAACATGTCGGGGAACACCGAGGTCAGCAAGGTGCCGTCGAACGCTGCGGTGGGCGCGAACAGCCCTTCGAGCGCGATCTGGTTGCGGCGGCGCTCGTCCGGATCCGGGTAGGTGCCGCCGGGCGGATCGAAACGCAGGGCGCCGCTGCTGAGGAACGTGGTGGCGTCCTCGGGGGCGAACTGCAATGTTTCGGTGCGCGATTGTCCGTCGGGGAAGGTCACGGTGAACCGGGGCGCGTAGCCGTGGCCGGTGAGGTAGACCCGTTCGTTGCCCAGGCGCAGCGGTTCGTTGACCCGCAGTCGGTGCTGCTGCCAGCGGTCGGTGCCCAAGTCCTCTCCGTTTTGGTAGGAGATGTTCGAGGTGAACATCTTCGCTTGGCCATTGTCGAGGTAGTCGGCGGAAAAGTCCTCGACCCTGACGCAGAAGGGCTCGAGTCCGGTGCCGTCGGTGGCGGTACCGGCTCGGAACGAGTCGTACACCGCCGGGGAGGTGTTGCAGAACCCGGGACCGCCGTCGGCGATGACGATCACCGCGCCCTCGTACCCGAACAACCGGCCGGTGGCCACCGCCACCAACAACCCCACCAGGGAGAAGTGGAAGACCAGGTTGCCGGCCTCGCGCAGGTAGCCCTTTTCGGCGGAGATCGACCGGTGCCCGTCGTCGCCGGTGCGGGTGACCGTTCGCCACCGGCGCAGCACGGTCTGTACCTGCTCGAGAGTGTCGTCGATGGGAGTGTCGAGTTTTCCCTGGTGGTGGTGCGGCAGCCGGGACAGATTGCGCGGTACCGCGACCGGCTCACTGCGCAGCGCCCGCAGATGCTCGCGCAGGCGCGGGAGCAGACATCCGATGAGCGAGATCATCAGCAGCGCGTAGATGGCGGTGAACCAGAAGCTGGCGAACACGTCGAACATTTCGAGTCGGTCCAGGAGCGGGCCGAGAACCGGGCGGGCGGCGATGTACTCGTCGACCTTGCCGACGTTGAGGTTGCGTTGCGGGAGCAGCGCCCCGGGGATCGCGGCGACCGCGAGCAGGAACAGCAGCACCAGGGCGGTGCGCATCGAGGTGAGCTGACGCCACAGGTTCCGGGCCTGGGCGAGGGCGCGGCGCCACGGAGGAGGACTCGGTAGCGGTGGTGCCGGATTCCGGTCGGTGAGGGTCATATCGGTAGCACCACGCTGGTGACGAACTCATCCCGGATCCACGCGATGAACAACTCCCATGCCCCGGTCAGCAGAGCGATGCCGACCGCGAGGAGCATCACGCCGCCGACGATTTGAATGGTGCGAGAGTGGCGGCGCAGCCATCCGACACCGCGCAGGGCCGAGGACGAACCGAACGCCAAGGCGATGAACGGCAGTCCCAGTCCCAGGCAGTACGCGACGATCAACAGCACTCCGCGGGCGGCGGTGGTGCCTTCGGTGCCGGCCGCCACAGACAGCACCCCGGCCAACGTCGGGCCCAGGCACGGTGTCCACCCCAGCGCGAAGACCCCACCGAGCAGCGGGGCGCCGGCGAGTGAGGAGATGCGCCGGGGCGCAAAACGGGTGTCCTTCTGCAATGCCGGAATCAGGCCGATGAAG is drawn from Rhodococcus rhodochrous and contains these coding sequences:
- a CDS encoding cytochrome c biogenesis CcdA family protein, with amino-acid sequence MTVLAQGIGASFQTAAASGPLLLAVGACLLAGLISFASPCVVPLVPGYLSYLAGVSGAEAPALTPAGVGTAGVHTTGRWRVTGAAGLFVAGFTVVFVLATASVFGVIGALRINQELLQRLGGVITIVMGLAFIGLIPALQKDTRFAPRRISSLAGAPLLGGVFALGWTPCLGPTLAGVLSVAAGTEGTTAARGVLLIVAYCLGLGLPFIALAFGSSSALRGVGWLRRHSRTIQIVGGVMLLAVGIALLTGAWELFIAWIRDEFVTSVVLPI
- the resB gene encoding cytochrome c biogenesis protein ResB, translating into MTLTDRNPAPPLPSPPPWRRALAQARNLWRQLTSMRTALVLLFLLAVAAIPGALLPQRNLNVGKVDEYIAARPVLGPLLDRLEMFDVFASFWFTAIYALLMISLIGCLLPRLREHLRALRSEPVAVPRNLSRLPHHHQGKLDTPIDDTLEQVQTVLRRWRTVTRTGDDGHRSISAEKGYLREAGNLVFHFSLVGLLVAVATGRLFGYEGAVIVIADGGPGFCNTSPAVYDSFRAGTATDGTGLEPFCVRVEDFSADYLDNGQAKMFTSNISYQNGEDLGTDRWQQHRLRVNEPLRLGNERVYLTGHGYAPRFTVTFPDGQSRTETLQFAPEDATTFLSSGALRFDPPGGTYPDPDERRRNQIALEGLFAPTAAFDGTLLTSVFPDMLDPAVAIDIYKGDTGLDTGIPQSIFKLNSEMINQGRLVKQDRVNLKPGESTTLADGTAVRFDGAEEFAYLQVSHDPAQNWVLVFAITMMGGLLASLVIKRRRIWVRLRPDGAGTALELGGLARTDQAGWGSEFTDICQRLLPDVPSAPKEDR